The following are from one region of the uncultured Fibrobacter sp. genome:
- a CDS encoding peptide chain release factor-like protein gives CQTERSQLQNRLHAMEMLRSKILDAVIAKKEQEEAASRKALVGTGDRSAKIRTYNFPQNRVTDHRIGLTLYNLDKVITGDLDEIINGLQMANAQEKLGKFNA, from the coding sequence GCTGCCAGACCGAACGTAGCCAGCTGCAGAACCGCTTGCACGCCATGGAAATGCTTCGTTCCAAGATTCTTGACGCCGTGATTGCGAAAAAGGAACAGGAAGAAGCCGCAAGCCGCAAGGCCCTGGTGGGTACCGGCGACCGTAGCGCCAAGATCCGCACTTACAACTTCCCGCAAAACCGCGTGACCGACCACCGTATCGGCCTGACGCTGTACAATCTAGACAAAGTCATCACCGGCGACCTCGATGAAATCATCAACGGACTCCAGATGGCTAACGCCCAGGAAAAACTCGGAAAGTT